The Gossypium hirsutum isolate 1008001.06 chromosome D06, Gossypium_hirsutum_v2.1, whole genome shotgun sequence genome contains the following window.
ATATGCTATAAATTAGATTATAGTGActgaaaaaagtatataaaaatatatttataaataatttataaaaaaaatcaataaggtTTTGATTGACATAGTTAAACTCAAGCTCCAAAAGAATCAAGGTATTCTATGAtagtaatattttatataaaaatatatgaaaacaaTAAAAGCACCatgatattattatttattaccttgtaaaaataaaagactatgaaatatttttatacaatacttaCACTATCCAATTACCCTTTTCATCCCATGCTATTTAAATTATTGCAACAACGATGTTGTCATCTAAACTATAATTTAATCAACaatccaattaaaaatttaaataatatatactaGCTTATGGCACACCCGATATGGGTGAAAAACaaaattatgtaacaaatatagTGATGAAAAATTGACATAAATGGCAAATGAGACTTTAATTGAATAGTAAAGTATAaaggtaaaaaattaaaaagacatgAGTTCAAATCCTTTTacgagtatatatatatattttttatttttctatataaaatatagaaaaaacaAAGACATCctcaaaataatacaatttacTTCAAAACATaagaatgtttttattttttctcaattaaattgATATTCAATTAATCCATAAcatcaattcaatcaaaatttttataataagtaTGGGTATATAATAAGTATAAATGTGTGCAGGCTTTGTCCATATTTATGAtatttaagaaagaaaaaaaataaaacggtAGGGATTTTGGGTTGAAACGATGAATATGACACCTTTCATTATATCTGCTTATGGTTGGATGATCCGTCTAGGCTTGAAAGTTCGCTTGAAAAATGAAAGGATTTGGCCAAAATGCAATATCTGAAAAAtagatttaggtaaaatttaagGTCCATTTTCTATATGGGTCGAGTCTTAGGCAAGATTTTTTTAGCTTGAACCTGATTCAGCCcgaatatatattttatgttataaaaacattatattaactatatatgttaaataataattacatatttatatttatatttatatttatattaaatcactaatcCAATAACAATTAATCTCATTACATAAAATCTAAAACAAAACTTACCCAACTAAATAACccaaccaaaatataaaattttaaaatttatatttaatacaataaaatatttattatatttatttgtgtttttttaatataataaaacatttattatatttatggtagttttttaatataaatatttttaatacctTTTTAATGTGGTAGAAAacttttaatttaactttttttagtgatttagtatattatatcttttaaaaaaatattttcaaataaaaactaGTTTAAAAAATGTTTACCTTTCTTAAAATTGAGTTAAGGAAAAAATGTAAACCAATTTTTCAGGTTGGACTGAGTTTGGGATTGAAAAATTGGTCTAGATACCTTACATGTATCTAGCttagcccatgagcacctctagctttcaccaaacaaaaaataaagtaGCTCATTTTTTTACCAGAAAATAAAGCCACCTAGTTGTCACTCCGTTTTCATTTTGATAATTCAAATTGAAATTCTTGCAACTTCATTACCCAATTTTTGCAGCGTTTTCTTTTAGTCATCTAAGCGCTAAAGCTCTAATGGTGGTTGATAGTACATGCTACATCATGTTTACACTTTTATTTTGGTTATCCAATTTCTAGGTTGTTTTCATTTTGGGCCTccaaaaaaatcttattttaagTATTGAtcatggtaaaaaaaattaaggattgaAGTGAAAAGcgatagaaactaaaataatacttttaaaaaattgtcaaattgcaCTTGTTTATCCCCTTGCCGAtagttctatttattttaatattgaaaatttaaattcaaattaccaaatcaattaaataaattattgaaaattttgtatCCCTTAATAGTGGTAGTCGATTTGTTACTAAAtactgaaattaattaatttaatctccttataaaatttaaaaattttattttgtatttctaaattaaaataaactcaaataactCATCTTTAATAATTGTCCACGAAAcccaaatttcttttgattacgTGATCTTAAATCCTCCATGCTAagttaaaagtaaagaaaaatccttacaattaattaattaaatttatttttcatgccaaacaaaacttaaattttttttattacttctttacccaaaagaaaaacaaGCATAGAATATTTgagattatataatcaaaagaaatttaaattttgtaaacaattattaaatactaaaaatcttatcaCACGTGTATGCATGTGGAAATAATGCATTTAGAACATAGAGCTGTTTAAAAATgacatacaaatatatttattaaagcttcatataaaaattaaaaatcattttagttcAAATCGTTAAAAAAGTTCTATGTGCATGATGTCCTTGGTTCAAATCTCattatagaaaattttttattgatttataaaaatgtaaaaagacaaaaatatctACATAATAATATAACCTACtttgcaaataaaataaatttttggtaatttCTTAACTGAGTTGGAACCTGGTTGATgggtgacactaactcaataaaagggttaataaatattataaatgagTTAATTAAGTCAATTTCCTTAACAATAATattgaaacataaaataaaattgtaaaatttggaaagagtttaaattaattaattttaatattataataacaaaTTGGTTGACATTAATAAGGGATAAAAAattgcaataatttatttaattcttttgatttttacaatttaaagtttcaatattaaaaaaaatttagaaattctgGCAATTGATAAACAACTCCAATTTGACATAtgtttaatgcattattttagtttctattgCCTTTTCACTTTAATCTACCTCAACCAATACTTAAAAAAGGATAAACATAATGTGGTGTGtacaattaattaactaaaatgaaAGCACCTTTGTTATAtagttataataaaaataacacgACCCGAAATCCGACCCAATATAATAAAAGGCTACAGACATCCTAAATAGAGGGAACTTCTTCTTCTCTACTGCTAGACCATAATTCTCTCCCTTAAACCTTCACATTTATTGATCCAAAGTATCAACTACCTTAAAAATTAAGCACCTTTCTCTATTGCTCATCTAACCCTAAGAAAATCTCTAGGAAATGAAGAAGGtgataaaagaagaaaagaaagtgtTTGAAGAAGAGAGAGAAAACATGTTTTGATTATGAAATATTGGGTTTTAAGCCTTCTAAGTTGGCGAGGGGAAGAAGAGAGAAAGCAAATTTTCGATGTTTATTTTTAGATCATTTTTCCTTTGTATATTTGTAAGTTAAGCATAATATTCCGTAGTCAAAATGACACGAATTCACTAGCTCCGTTGTCAAACGATGCCTGAAATTTCATCCAATGATTGACATTTGCATAAAAAACCAAATTTACTTTTAAAGATGCGGGCGGCacgaaaatttgattaaaattgttCAACAGTGctagatgaatcaaataaaagtATTTTCAGTTTTGTCTTatcattcataattaaaatttacttaaaatatgGAATTATTCATGAATTGATTGGTTAATTGAATCTTACAAGCCTTCTTTTTTTAATAGACAAGAGGTGGTTTAGGGTTTCAACTCGGTGAATTAGATGTTTAGATTTTCAaaagatttatttaaatttcaacttAGTCCTTTACTTTACGAAAATTGAGTAGTTAATCTAAATGTTGATGAATATGTGAAGTTAAATTGTAgcttttttgttaatttattgcATATAAATTGTTAAACTACTTATATTTGTTAATTCTTTAGATATAAATTGTTGAACGGTTTATTTTTAGGCTAACAATTTAATGaaaatgtttaataatattactCAATTggattaagtatttaattttcttaaaatacgAGGATTAAATTTTGTAAGTTGAATTAGAAAgactaatttgttaatttttgcaaaatagaaagacaaaatttataattaaaccattatcaaagtatttttatttaaatataattttaaaaattactaaatattaatattttgaatttaataataaatgtgTAGCATCTATATATGCTATAAAAAAGtcatatttttattccttttaatgtttacaaattcttctagtaaaattaaataaaattatgttacGATTACAATCGAAACTGTAACAGTTGTATATGAACTGCAAAAGATTTAAGGATAGGTTTGGATAGGTGATAGGGTGCGAcgcgtttagcttattttttatcTCACGTTATATTATTTAATCTCATCGCTACcattgtttttacactaatcacAAATAACTGTCCTTcttctcctctctctctctcccccATAGCTTCTAGATTTTACCCGCATTCTAAGAAAAACAATACTTAACAAGACATTAGAATATCACTCGATCAAAACAATAAATCCCCACAACAACTAATTGTCACAATCTTGTGTTTTCTTAATCAAACAGACAAAGCTACCACCCGATTCTTTTCCGTTCATCTGTATTTCAAGACCCCATATCTCAATCTCACCTTTAGAACCCCACTTTcccttcattttcttgcattttctttctcattttctctTCCCTTGTTTCTTTCTCTCGAAAAAGTCATTTGATTACTTTCCTTTGCATGTTTTCCTTGACCATTCATTAAAACTGATAGCAAACAAGATGAAGAATAGAACTTTGCATCAATGCTTCTCTCGTAAATCTTTCAGCTATTGTACTCACCACATTTTATAGGTAAACTATAAAACATATCTCTTTATTATCATAATTTGCTATAGTTCCTAGGCTGGATACCTATATAGTTCCTCAATCACATATAGTTACTCCTCTGATAATCAACAtttcatcaacctttttcttttttgatcttAAAGAAGCAAAAGTACAATCTCTCCACATTTACCAAAAGGTTCCTTCAACATTCCATCACTCTTTCAACTACCCCAACATCATGTCTGCCATCAAAGGCATTTGCAAAGGTTTCAAATACATTTCCAATATCTTTGGTGAGGCCCCCTTTTTTTTTATCTCTCTTTCTATATACATTAACATGGAAGCATTTGAGCATGTTTTCTAGGTTAGTTTGGTATTTTTGTGCTTTCAAACTGAGGTGAGCAAGGGTTATTGTTGTTGTAGTTGTGAAAGAGCGAGAGATGGAAATTGGGAACCCCACAGATGTTAAGCATGTGGCACACGTTGGTTTGGATAGCTCTTCCGACACTGCACCCAGTTGGGTATGTTCAATAATTTTTGATTCAATATTCAACAACTAAATTTGTATAGGCAAGCTATGTTGtattcatgttttaattatttgctTGGCTTGGAATATATTACAGATGAATGAATTCAAGACAGGCCTTGATTCAACAGCAAAACCAATCCGCAAATCTAGAGTTTCTAATCCTACATTTATTTCAACATGCTCCTCCCAAGGCACATTTTCTctatacttaccttattttcctTTGTACATAATGAATGTTTCCAAAATGATGAATGCTTGGATCATTCCCaacctttaattattatttttgttataggTGTTGACCTATCTGTGGGATCACAACCTGCAACAGAGATGACGAGAGACCGTTCTTGCACAGATCTTCCAAATATTACTAAGAAACAAAAACGAAAAAAGAAGAACCCTTCCATTTCCAAATCTCCTTCCTTGAAATCTTCACGAATATCGAAGACTAAGTATACTCAATTGGCTCCAACTACAGACTTTGAAATGTAAGATTACACGACTTTTGATTTGAACTCATCAAAGACCAATATTAAGAAAATGATTACCGATCAGTAGGAATTAGTTTGAACAAAGCTTTGTGTAAATTGGAATTCATATATACAGATAAAAAAAGGAATGACCAATGTATGAATCCAAATCCCAAGGATGTGAGACTTATCTATAGGCAATAGAAGATATTTAGTTTCATGGAGGAAAGTTTTATTGTAATTGTTGGTAGAATGGTTTGTTAATTTAGATTATCAGTTTCGAACAAAGTTTGTAAGGGAATCTAATTATTTTCATGTTATGGATGAAaataattatctattttaacATCTTGATTTACCAACCAACTCTTTTATCGTCTCCTTTGTGTCACACACTGACAACAACACTTTTAAGTGTcgttctaaattttttattagaaaacATGTTCTTTATAAAAAGTCAAGGGTaagaaagagttttttttttaaactaacaTATTACATTTTGGTACATGAGTTATGAATAAAATCATGAGAAATTAACGAAAGCTGTAAGGTATGTAATCATGTCATTTTCTTTAAGGTTTTAATTTGGCTCTATTGTATATGTTAATATACAAAAGAGttattaataaataaacttaaagAATATAATGAAATccgataaatattaatattttgcaTTGACGGAAATATATAATCCATTGAGCATTGAGCTATGTATAACAATAacatcaatttttataaataacatatataataaacTTTTATAGAAAAATTTATGAATACGAGAAGATGGAGAAAGAATTAAATAAAGTTTGTTTTAgatattttttcttttggtttcaaTCCaagcaaaatcaaaattcatcatTCATTTACGACATCTCTCAAATCTATGCACATCCTATGAGATTGACAACGTGAATTAAAGAAATCACAAATTATGAATATGACAAGGAAAGCACAAAGTGAAGCATTTAAAGTCCGCCTACAGTCAAACCATGGAAATTTCAAGGACTATTCTATAGACAATACATAGCATGCTTTCAAATcatatttaatcacataaactcATATGCTATCTAATTTGAAATTACATCCAATGTCCTCAAGTCAAATACATGTAAAATCTagatgtgaaaatttttaaaaattggctAAAAgctactaaaaatagaaaagCTTGAATGAAAACATTGTAAATcccacccccaaacttaaattaaacattatcctcaatgtttaaaagtaaaggaa
Protein-coding sequences here:
- the LOC107956256 gene encoding CRIB domain-containing protein RIC10; translation: MEIGNPTDVKHVAHVGLDSSSDTAPSWMNEFKTGLDSTAKPIRKSRVSNPTFISTCSSQGVDLSVGSQPATEMTRDRSCTDLPNITKKQKRKKKNPSISKSPSLKSSRISKTKYTQLAPTTDFEM